The following are encoded in a window of Corvus moneduloides isolate bCorMon1 chromosome 26, bCorMon1.pri, whole genome shotgun sequence genomic DNA:
- the LOC116456073 gene encoding feather keratin Cos1-2-like has product MSCNPCCQPCGPCPLANSCNECCVRQCQSSTVAIQPSAVVVTLPGPILSSFPQNTVVGSSTSAAVGSILSSGGVPINSGGFDISCITNRYGGNRCRPC; this is encoded by the coding sequence ATGTCCTGCAAcccttgctgccagccctgcggcccctgcccactggccaacagctgcaatgagtgctgtgtcaggcagtgccagagctccacCGTGGCCATCCAGCCCTCCGCAGTCGTGGTGACCCTGcccgggcccatcctcagctccttcccacagaacaccgtggtgggatcctccacctccgctgctgttggcagcatcctcagctctggcGGAGTGCCCATCAACTCTGGCGGCTTTGacatctcctgcatcaccaACCGCTATGGTGGCAACAGATGTCGTCCCTGCTAA
- the LOC116456072 gene encoding feather keratin Cos1-2-like, whose product MSCNPCCQPCGPCPLANSCNECCVRQCQSSTVAIQPSAVVVTLPGPILSSFPQNTVVGSSTSAAVGSILSSGGVPVSSGGFDISCITNCYGGNRCRPC is encoded by the coding sequence ATGTCCTGCAAcccttgctgccagccctgcggcccctgcccgctggccaacagctgcaatgagtgctgtgtcaggcagtgccagagctccacCGTGGCCATCCAGCCCTCCGCAGTCGTGGTGACCCTGcccgggcccatcctcagctccttcccacagaacaccgtggtgggatcctccacctccgctgctgttggcagcatcctcagctctggtGGAGTGCCCGTCAGCTCTGGTGGCTTTGacatctcctgcatcaccaACTGCTATGGTGGCAACAGATGTCGTCCCTGCTAA